In Lycium barbarum isolate Lr01 chromosome 9, ASM1917538v2, whole genome shotgun sequence, the DNA window tttgtaatCTAACATGGCGATTAATTAAAAATGGCATGAAATAGAAAAGCAGGAGAGTTGAGAATCAATGTTATGCATCCAGGCAATAATACTCGAAGATTATGATAGGGGGTCAAATGAATCTCTTTTCGCCTCTTGCTGGAATTCCGATTTCGAACAGTTTAAATTTTGAATCTGCCTCTAATACATTTACGTATGGTTTTCTAGCTTTTATCATAATTATAAACCACTAATAATGCTAAGTTCTTTTTTTTGCCATTTGGTATCCGAAACCCACTGGCCAAGATTTTCACCAGGTAAAAATGTATGATTTTCCAGCTTTTATCATAATTATAAACCACTAATAATGCTAAGTTCTTTTTTTAACCATTTGGTATCCAAAACCCACTAGCCAAGATTTTCACCAGGTAAAGTGTAAGGGTTCATTCAAGGCAAAACATTTCCTGCCAAAAATCACTCTATCCCATAGCTCGAACCCGAAACATATAATTACAGGAAAATGAATCAAAGTACTTCTCCCACATCTAATACCACCTACACAAAGAAAACCATATACTCTATGCATGTACTATACTATCAATGCTCATGCAGAGAAATCTCATCCAACAACATTTTCATtggtgtacatctcatttgctaTATGACAATTGCCAAGCAAGCTCTTCAGAGTTTTACAACAACATGCATCTGCATCATCACAACAATATTTACAGAGCTATGCAGAAAACCAGAAGATTTTAACCTATTTGGAAGTtagtcaatcttcgaaaaccaAGTTGTTACTATCCAGTTTGTACTATACTATCAATGCTCATGCAGAGAAATCTCATCCAACAACATTTTCATtggtgtacatctcatttgctaTATGACAATTGCCAAGCAAGCTCTTCAGAGTTTTACAACAACATGCATCTGCATCATCACAACAATATTTACAGAACTATGCAGAAAACCAGAAGATTTTAACCTATTTGGAAGGTtagtcaatcttcgaaaaccaGGTCGTTACAATCCAGTTTGCAACCGCCACATTTCGCGTTTTCTCATCGCTGcacttaacccccccccccccccccccggggccGCTTTCCCCACGGGTAGCATCTTAGGTGGACACCTTAAGATGCTTGGATCCATGCTCGGGTGCCAGATTTTCAGCAGCAGCTCGCTTTGGTCTCAACTGCAAACCAAAACAAATTAAAAATCATCAAAGGAATCAGAGACCAAGCCAGGATTTGAACCTTATGGATTCTAAATTCTAGGATACCAACATCAGGTGTTAGTAACTAGGTTCTAATCTAATATTGTAAACATTTATAGTGAATTTCTTAATACAAATACAGGGTTTTGCCGAACTGGTACGCAATAGAACAAATATCACAaaggatttaacttatatacatcgACAATGCAAAAAACTTTTACACTATCAGCTTAGCGTATCGTAACCAGATGTAGCAAGTAACTTCCTTATTTTCCAAGTTACTAAACCTACTTTATATGGATAATTATGTGTAGTTATCTTTTCAGTGAGTGTAAAAATTATATACAGTCAGTATATAGAAGTTAAAACTCTTTCACAAATTGCCGAAATATCTATAGTAGAAACGAGAATGAATGTCGAATAAAAATGGATACTGACCTTCTCTTCAGCACGCTGCTCAAGGTGTCGCAGAAGTATATTTTTGGCTTCTGAACAAATAACTGGAAATTCAAATGCAGGTCAATAAGATATATTTAGTTAGAAACAAGATATGTTGAGTTAGAAAAGGATGATGAAGCaactaaaagaaaaaagaaaagattaaTGATAAAGCATGGGAAAGTAAACCGTCAACGAACTTGCGCATTCCACATACAGATTTGTACTAATAATATGAATGTACTTTAGATGGCTATTCATAGTTATGATACGACTATACATACCAAATGTTGCAACCTAAGAGAAATTGCTTTTTCCTTTTTGGTAATGGGATCTTACATATAGTTACTAACCATATCTAACTAAATTAAGATAACGCCCGCTAGCGCTACTGAGAAAGTAATCTTTTtagtgcatttgaaagcagtcTCATAGTCGAGTATAGAAATGCAGTAACGGAGCAAGATAATAATGTTATCCGAAAGAACTAAACGACAATTTTCTAAAAATGAAAGGAGATGAACCTGATAAACAGTGACTTGTCTGTGCAAGTTATATTTCTAAAGGTAGCACCAACAAATCTAACAGGAGAAGAATACTTAGATTGCTTTTATTTAAATTCTTACCAAAAATGTTTGCAATATATCTTAGCACACTTAACACTTCCTCACCACAGTTGATTATCACAAACAGGCACTAAAAATCTCGAGGTCTTATTAAAGTTTGTCGAGATCATATCACTCCAAAACTAATTTGTTGCTTGTTCACTTGCACTTTAGCTTCCACCACCAAcgccccacccaaaaaaaaaaaaaaaattactggaGTTTCGAATTAAACATATCCATAGCAGAAAAGGGAAGAGCTGCATTATTTGCTTCAAGGACAGGACCCTACCCTATTCTTGAACCCTCAGACGAGCTATATCCTGCCAGAATTTCCTGGAACCGTTTTAGTAATAAAAAGCTTATGCACCTAGCTCGTTGGAAGCCATGAGTCTTATAGCCCAAAATGGTAATAGAGGTTTTAGTAGGTCCTTGCTTAATATACTTATCTATTTatagtcgatcaaacctttcaCCTGGCTAACACAGAACAAAGCACCGGCCAGGACTCTCTTTGTTTCGATGAAAGCCTCAACGCTCGCATTCTAGGGGAACTTTTTTGACTATTTACCTTCATCAAAGCCAGAAGCAAAGGGCGAAAACTCCAAAACTAGTAAATAGAGAGTGCTTGATTCTGCATACACATACAATTCATTGCCAATTGGTCATCCTGATTAATCCATACCCAATGGTGTTCTACTCATAAGACTTCCTAATAGTATCTCACGGGATCAATTGACTTGATGAACATCCTATCAACCTCCCCAAACATCCAGATCCAGGCTTGATAAACTTGTCAACATCTAGACAACTACTACTCTTGAAAATGTAGGATACCTAATTCAAAAATGAGTTTAAATTTTATACACCGTCAGTATAAGGAATTCTTTATACTATCAGGTCAGCCTAAGGATATTACAAGCAAGATTTCTCAGCATGAGAGATCTTTACTCTCGAAATAAGACAGGTTACCTACAACAACAGGTAAAGATAACTTAAATTTTTTACATTTGACGGTGTATATCTCACACTCTTAAAAGATATCTTACAAAGCATAGGCTTTTGAGGCACAAACTGTTTTTGAGGTTGCATCATTTCTACAGTAAGCAAACTGAAATTCAAATTCCTCAAGAGATGATTGGCTTAATTTGCATGGCCAACACATAAGGATAAATAGCAGCACTGCAGCAGCAGCAGAGATTAAGTAATTCCATTCAATTGGTttttctggggggggggggggttaagtaTTCTAGTAAAATATAGATCTAAAAAAACCCAGAGAGTGAGAGCAACTAATAGATAAATGTAAATTATAGTgtcaaaacatgtctaaggagaaaaaaaaaaagaatccttTTCTTGATTTACCTTGATTTGGTGGTGGAAGAGTCCGATCATGAGTAGGGCGATAAGTCACAGGTGTCATTCTCTGGAAATAGGAAGAACACAGaattagatatatatataaacttactAGAATCCTCcaaattaagaaaaaagaaaaaggaggatGCACTCCATCTACTAAAAAACCAATATACAAATATTTACCGCCAGGCAACTTCATCATGGAACACTTTTTCTATTgcgaaaaataatttttaaagagATTTTTAAGTCCATATGCAGGTTTTTATATCCTTTTGAATATAAAATTGGTTCACTTTACTTATCATGCCATTCAAAGAAACGTACTTCAGGTGAAGAGTGTTTCGTTACAAAGTTACCATACTTTATCATTAGTCACCTTGCATAAGTACAAGTCTGTGGCATTCGCTTAATTGGTACATTAAAAAATTCAGCTTAACAGCAACTCCTTAGGAGAGACATAATGAGTTTCAGTCTATGACTTAGCCACGTAACTTTATCAGCAAACACTCCATTATTTTTACCTTTCTAATTTGTGATAACTACCAGAACGGGGAAAACAAAAcggtagagaaagatgaattGCTTCGTGAGGCTTGAAATCCGAATGATCAATGGTCAGATCATATTCAAGGAGCCAAGCAGCacaaagagaaaaggtaagacgGAACTAAAAAACAAAAAGGGAAAAAAGTTGCATCAATTTTTGTATGGTAATACAAGAACCGAGAATGCTTCTTCTTTCCGCTTCTCTTAGAAGTAATATTTCATAATAACAACCTATAGAAACAAGTATCATGTAGCTTTTTTACAGAGTCGTAGAATATTATGGTTTTGGTTTCTGATTCCTCTCGTACATATTTATCAGTCTGAGTTCGGAAGTAAGAGTAACTGACATAGCAGTAACATAAGCAGTGCATACTATTAATCAATGCCATAATAGATCAAAATCTAATACGTGGTTATCATTAAGCTGAGTGTACAATGCATTATGGCAGCATATGCCACGTGGCGGACATTGAGTCCACCCCAGCAAAGAGGGATTGTTTATGCAAAGTCACATAAGCAAACAAATCTAACCGAGATACCCCCAAACCATCAAGAAGACGGCTCAGTTCATATAGATCGTGTTCAAttctttttgttgttttatttttCCGCTTAATAATGACCAACGTTGTTGCTTGAGGTAATATGATATCTCTACGTGCATTGAGTATTTGCCAATGCCATCCAAAATCCGCGTTAAATTACTTATAGCATAACTATTCCTCTTTTACAGATTATGCACCATTATGGCAATCCTAGAGCTCATTAACGAATCAAACATCATTACACCAGAAACCAAACAGGCTTAATGCCCTAAATCAGAGTATTCTATGCTAGCTCTAGTAACACGGCGCCACATAAGCATGCAAAAAAACAATCAATCAACTAGATCTCAATCCCAAATTAGCTAGGTTCAGCACTTCAGCCAAATTTTCCAAGAACTCATTTTTTGTGCATAAAACAAACATAGCAAAAAAGGGTCAAACATAAATCAGcaaaaaaaaaactgtaaaaTTCAAAAAGAAACTGAATTGTGAAAAGGGTGTTCACTAAAATCAATCAAGATTGAAGttattaactttttttttaacaagaaaTATACAAAAACCTATACATTGATTATGTATATCAGCTAAATTGCTCCAAGAATGCATTTTTTGTACATAAAACAAACATTAGCAAAAATGGGTCTTGCATAAATCAGCTAAAAAGACTGTAAAATTCAAATCAAGATTGaattttttagtttttacaaGAAATTGAGAATAAAAAAAAATGCTGTAAAATTCAAAAAGAAATTCAATGAGGAAAAGGGTGTTCAGTAAAATAATCAAGATtgaatttttttactttttacaaGAAATTAAAAGGGTCGAACAACAATCAGCTAAAAAAAACTGTAAAAAAAAATGGGGAAAAGGGTGTTCAGTAAAATAATCaagattgaattttttttattttttacaacaaattaagaccaaaaaaaaaaaaaaagtaaaaatgaaAAGGGTACTTACAGAAGGAGTAGAAGGATCAGAAGGGCGAAGCTGACTAAAATTATGAGGGTCAAAAGAAGGTAAATCACCTAACATTGACCCCATTGGTATAACACCTAAATTGGGAAGAACAACAATGCCACTTTTTTCAATTATTAGCTACAAATGTATACTGTGATGTTGGCAAAAGCTCCTTattttgagcctgtttggatgggcttaaaaaaagcagttaaaaaaaaaaaaacatattgtgtaggctaacttattttttcatttttttgcgcggattgcccttcgtttggggtggtctttaaattttgccccttaaatttgtggtctttaaattttaccctttgCTTGAAAAGATGGGTGAATACATGaaattctgggttcgaatccccgctcaggcataaaataaaaaaataatttcgcaaggcaggactgggggagtgtatgccggatccagcatacaatctttaagaaaaagttaaagttatgccggatccggcataactaaaagttttcccctcaaggcaaagtctgccccttccagcacacttttagttaaacataactaaaagtctggcggagggggcatacaaaatttaaactttgccttataaggcaaacttttagttatgccttaaggaaaacttatgccttatggggcatacttttagttatgttttatgagCACACTCTTAGTAaaggtttaccttgaaaagtttaaaaaaaaaaatacatatatatgcttcaaggcaaagtttacccataaggcataagtatgcccccattggcataagtttggtaattccttaacaagtttatgccgatgggggcatacttttaatgggcaaacttttatgccggatccggcataaacttgtgaagtaattatcaaagttatgccggaaccggcatacttatgccaagtctgcccataaggcataagtatgccgagtccggcataactttgctaattccttcacaagtgtatgccgatggaggcatagcgaaatttaaactctgccttgcgatttttttttttaaattttgactgtgtgggggttcgaacctgaaacccatgggatttagcgaagggcaaaatttaaagatttcaaatatgaggggcaaaatttaaagaccaccccaaaagggcaattctgcgaattgcccttatTTTTTTGgggttataagctgttttcagcttataagctgcattagataagctaagtcaaatagacccaattatttttttgggcttattttaagcacaaaatggctttaagttggccagccaaacactcaaaaaagctgaaaacagcttataagtcaatccaaacgggctctttatACTCCctctttgctcttttttttttgttgcttaaaaggacatactccctccgtcccaatttatgtgatataatttgattaGGTACAgggtttaaaaaaataaaatttttaaaatttatgaccTAAAATAagtatagatatttgtgtggctgtaaatcattttattaagggtaaaaagggaaattttaagttaaattatctCTAAATATGGaaataaatcattttttttaacaaactaaaaagaaaagtgtattgcataaattgggacagaaatagtatttgatagggtttttttcatttttggaccCTCAGCAAAGAATTAATTACGGGTGCTAGGCGGGATATACAAAATCTATACATTGATTATGTGTACTTATACTTGATATACAAAAGGCGTAATACATAAATAGGCCCTTAAACTTGGTCTCAGCTGACAAGTATGTCCTCCAACTTtgagtgtgcacaagtaggcacctcaacttgtatccACTTTGTCAATTGAACACTCctacttacaaaatgatcatctagacaccttcaGAATTTATGTGCTACGTCAGCATTTGTGcttacgtgttcaactttatacaagttgggGTGCCTACTTGTACACGCCCAAAATTGAAGGGCATACTTGACAGCTGAGGCCAAATTTGAGggtctatttatgtattatgtgtATACAAAACCTATATATTTACTGGctattttataaattaaataACCGAAAGGCATTGAACTTaattatctctctctctctctatatatatatatatatattaactagTACTTATAAAAATGTAACCATTCTCCTAACTACCTGATTTGAAGGACATTTACAATGGAGGTGTGTgtgggggggcgggggggggggggaccgAGCCTATAAGGTATGGTTCATGTAAATCAAATAACTTTTGTTGAGACCctatatttatattaaaaaatcTGCAAAATATTTTGCGAATATTTGATTGTGAACCCAGTTATTATTGTATATGAACTTAAAAGCGTTATAGAAAGTAGAAACccacaaatttcaaattttgaattttgcctctgaaattaatataataattactctctcaatttcaatttatgtgatggtgTTCGGATTTCAAGAATCTAATAAATTATTCTTTGGACAAAAAATCAGCCACTATGGGGAACATATAATTTTCTAGGATCATCAAgcaatgttgttgttgttgttgatcatCAAGCAATGACCTGTAATAAAGATGTGTGAGTATTTATATTTATCTAGTAGAAGTAGTATTTGTTATAACGTTGATGATTAGATCAATTTACATTTAACCAACTAAACTTTTTATGACAGATGTATGAATCATCAATTTGCATGTAGCAAAAAATGTCTAGCGGGACTTTGCTGTTAAGAGAGATGTCTATCTTGTTACAACGATAGCTAAGGGTATCTAATTGGATCTTGTTGTTACTTTGAGTGTTTGTCTATGTATTTCGCCTATTTATATTTCAAGAAGGGTAAAGGTGTAAATATACCTCTCAACTTTACGATTTAGAGCACATATACCTCTCATtacaaaagtggtgcatatataccttACCGttacaaatggtgcaaatatactcttTTCGCTGAAGGgaattttttaaaatcatttaggttattttttaattaaaaaaatgtcacgtgactttaaaaaaaaagtctacctatttttttttttagtagccatacttttctaaagccacatggtaatttttaaATGGGTAGACTTTTAAAGTCATGTGACatttttttcattaaaaaaataacctaaatgatttttttttaaatctcgtCAACgaaaaggatatatttgcaccattttgtaacagcaggggtatatttgcaccattttataatAGCAGGGGTATTTATACACTACTTTTATAATGAgggatatatctgctctaaatcgcaaagttgaggggtatatttgcacattTTTCCTTTAAAGAATTTTATTATTTGAGCCTTCATTAATGAAAAGGCTTAATTATTTTCTTCTACAATGAATTTTCATTTCCAagttttcaattttttatttcaaCTTTTAAGTTCTTGCAGTGTTTTGCCTAACATTTAAGACTTTGAATTAAACTATTCAAATATTTATATTAATAAATAAAGTTTTTGACCAAAAGATTCAAGATACCGTATTGCAAATACATGGCTAATATATTACTAAATTGAAATAACCTAAATCAATAATAAATATTACTAACATATATTAATGTGAAACTAGAGTTTTTATATCTTATAAGAaagatttaagaacaaacaagaTGATTATTAAAGATctacaaaaaagaaagaaaaacttcATATATAATCATTTCAAATGAAAAAATTTACAATTTTGATTCTTTGAGTAATAAGATGATTATTGAAACGCTTACGAGTTAAAATTTTGTAACACATCAAAAAttcatttcaaatttaaaaaagaaacagacataaaaatagaaaatgaaagaaaaaatttAAACCTTATTAATTTTCTAATTTTCGATATGTACCAGAGCTTCTTCGATAAGAAGCGAATTAGCTTTGAGAACCTTCATATCAGCTATGAGAACCTTCATATTTTTTCCTAGCATTTTTGAGATGCTCCCTCTCGTTGTTCCAAGACTTCCAACTGGTTCAGCAAGTTTATCATATCCCCAACTGCTGTAAAGGCTTGAAAAGCTATAACCTTCTTTGCAAGCTGTTCTAGCACCTGCTGTTGCTGAATTAGAGTTTGATGTCGTGGAAGATCGAACTCTCCTAGTTCGTCGTTGGTGTCAAGACTAACTTAGTAGTCAGTTGGCTGCTGCGTAGCAAGATCCAGCAGATGAGGAGTTGTTCCACTATCTTGGACTCCTAAGCCAGGTCAAGCAAGTTGCTGATTTGCGTTTCTATGATGCAAATCGTGCCCTCAAGTTTATCGATAATCCTTTCAATATTTAAATTTCAAATATTAAGTGTCAAATATCAGACTTATCGAAACCATTGGATTGAAATACAGTACTTCTTTGCTGGTGTCTTCTTGATAGTTGATAGGATAATGTTTTCATCTTTGATTGAAATGACATTTGGATCCTTATTATGTTTAAATTTAAAGTGATACggagggaaaaaaaaagaagaagaagaagaagaagaagaagaagaagaagaagaagaagaagaatggactaagcctgtttggatgggcttagctaaaaaaaataagttggatagtctaactttttttttttggcttataagctgttttcagcttataagctgctttagataagctaagtcaaatgggctcaattatttttttgagcttattttaagcacaaaatgactttaagctggctagtcaaacacttaaaaaagctgaaaacagcttataagtaacttataagccaatccaaacgggctctaaattatATCTGGCTATAGTGGAACTGGAGAAGTGTACAGATAAGAAATTTCGCTCATTCACATGCCAAATTAGTATTGTGCTCCTATTTTATGGAGGAGGGATGCTTTTTCAGAATTTGAATCCCCCGTGTTCAGTTGTTATCGTATTCGTCAAGCTAATAGTTTGTCTTTATTGTAGTATTCTGTATTCTCCTTCACATTATAAATATGAAAAATCAATAGAATGCATCATTATGTCAATGATTTGAATAATAAGAAAGTAACTATAGCAAAAAAAGCGAGATTCAATTTGAATTTGAAAAGGGCGACGAGAGGCACGAGATAGCCAACAACTTAATGAGGGCAATGATAGCTTAGACCCTGTAGCATATGTGATTTCTACGATGGATCGGTCCAATGTGATTGTGAATTTTGGAAATGGATTGGAACTGAAAAAATATCTTTGGGTATTCGATATAGATTCTTGTTGTGCgatcttaccttttttttttttaaggccaTAAAATATTAatttgtaatatatgtaaatttaaaGTAATATAGTTACTACTGGAGTTGTGGTTGTTTTTTAACATGAAGGCAATAGAACACTAAGGTAAATGAACTATAAAAGTTGGAAATCTTTTAAGTACTTCGTTGTCATATCGTATGTTTTTGGTGCTACACTAACGGCCAACCATTTGTAGTTTGAAAAGATTCATAGCCACACAATGAAATTTCATCTCAAAGCTGAAGGTATTTTACCATAATGATGGCTATTTTGTTGTTAAGTTTGCTAGTATGCATGACAGGAATGAAGTGCTATATTCTAGCCCTCAAATTATTAATAATAGATTTGTGATTATCAAGACTTAAACTGCTGAGGCTGATTTTGCTAATGAAGTGTTTAAGACCATACCATTGTGGGTTAAGTTCCCTAACCTACCCCTATGTTGCGGGAGTATGGATTCATTAAGTAGGAAAATTAAGTAGTGGATTAGGAAATCCTCTCTATGTTGATGAGTACACAACTAAAATGGAGAGCATTTCATATGCTAGGGTGTAAATTGAAATGGATGTGACAAGAACTTTGCCTATGACTATTAAACAGGACATGATTGCTGCAAGGAACAAATGAGGTAAAATGATAATCAAGTTAAGGTAAAGCCCAAAAAACTAGACAAGAATGGAAATTCAAAAAAGGAACTATAGTGGTAAGTCAAGAGGAAGCAGGAGGAGTAGTAGCACATGGACCCCAATGCCAAGCTGGACCTCAGATAGCTGAGCAACAAGTTAAAGGATGATGCACCAattactactaaaaaaacaggaaATTAGCGACGGATAAATTTTGCAGCTAAACAGCTATTTAGCAAGAGATTATCACAAAATTTTGTTAGATACAAAAAAATTATCGATGAATCAGTGACAAACTTCTTAgctaattcctttttttttttttaagtgaatGTAAGATATACTAGTGGGTATGGCAAGTGGTGATGGTAAGGATAAATATATGGGGGAATAGAAGTTGTTCCACATCCTCCTAACATATCCCAAATATATTAGTTACTTGACAAAAAAAATATAAGCACGGAGAGAGTGAGGGAAGTTTATTATTGAAAATAAGGTGGAATGCTGGTAGTTTAATAACTAATATGGCATTTATAAATGTAATAATGTAATAGCAATACATGTTTTTACTATTTAAATATTCCTTCtggtccaatttatgtgatacagtttgactatgcacggagtttaagaaagaaaggaaaacttttgaaaAGCATAGTCtaaaaacaagtcataaatatttatgtggctgtaaatcatttcattaagggtaaaaaggaaagttttaagttaatttatttttaatataaaaatgtatcatcTTTGagacagattaaaaagaaaagtatatCACATAAATAGCGACAAAGGGAGTAAGATATTTGTGTGTCCATAATTCatctcattaagagtaaaatgaaaattttatcgttaattatttttaaattagaCTAGAGAGGAAAGTgcttcacataaattgagataggaGTAGCTCATTTCTTCTCATCCAAGTCTTGGTGCGCCGAGTTACCTGATACCTATGTTGGCAAGGAGTATTGCAACAATTCAACCTTCAGGATATCTATAAATTTCTCTCTTATTTGACCATATCTCGGATTCTTGAAAAGATTTTATTTAGTGATGTCAGGATATAGTTATGTTGCATAGATTGTACTCCCTCGAATCagaaagagtgttcacttagcctttttttttttttggtaaaaaagAACGTCTACTtatcaaattaagaaagaattaaccttatttcaAATTTACCCCTATTAAGTGCTATGTAATCAAATTTCAATACTTACCTAATTAGAGGCAATTTAGTCTAATCACCTATTTTTGTTTAGGAGTTAATATTTTCTGAAGGAATGTGAATgcctaagtgaacactcttttcgATCCGGAGGGTG includes these proteins:
- the LOC132609913 gene encoding DET1- and DDB1-associated protein 1, with product MGSMLGDLPSFDPHNFSQLRPSDPSTPSRMTPVTYRPTHDRTLPPPNQVICSEAKNILLRHLEQRAEEKLRPKRAAAENLAPEHGSKHLKVST